From the genome of Hymenobacter cellulosilyticus, one region includes:
- a CDS encoding cysteine desulfurase family protein, with product MTVYFDNAATTPLDPEVLDAMLPFLREHYGNPSSIHGHGRKVRAAIENARKTIAHLINAAPAEISFTSGGTEGDNYAAFGSIRTLGLRHAVTSKLEHHAVLHTLQALEKSGDITLSYVHHDEQGRLDLEHLEELLKSNSRSFVSLMHANNEIGNLNDIVAIGDICQQHQAIFHTDTVQTMGHYRHDVQKLKNHFLVGSAHKFHGPKGVGFLYRRPEVHVSPLIHGGSQERNVRAGTENVYGIIGLAKALEIAYRDMDSHREHIQGLKDRFIARLTTEIEDVQFNGLSAQADQSLYTVLSVSLPPSAMSEMLLFNLDISRVSVSGGSACSSGADAGSHVLTALGCDPQRGAIRFSMSKYNTAEEVDYAVEQLAKMYRKVPA from the coding sequence ATGACCGTGTATTTTGACAATGCGGCGACCACGCCTCTCGATCCGGAAGTTCTGGACGCCATGCTGCCTTTTCTACGGGAGCACTACGGCAACCCCAGCAGCATTCACGGCCACGGCCGCAAGGTGCGGGCCGCCATCGAAAATGCCCGTAAGACCATTGCCCACCTGATTAATGCTGCGCCGGCCGAAATTTCTTTTACGTCGGGCGGCACTGAGGGCGACAACTACGCGGCTTTCGGCAGCATCCGCACGCTGGGCTTGCGTCATGCCGTTACCTCCAAACTGGAACACCACGCTGTGCTCCACACGCTGCAGGCTTTGGAAAAGAGCGGCGACATCACGCTCAGCTACGTGCATCACGACGAGCAGGGCCGCCTAGACTTGGAGCACCTGGAAGAGCTGCTAAAATCTAACAGCCGCTCGTTTGTGAGCTTAATGCACGCCAACAACGAAATCGGCAACCTGAACGACATCGTGGCTATTGGCGACATCTGCCAGCAGCACCAGGCCATTTTCCACACCGATACGGTGCAGACGATGGGCCACTACCGCCACGACGTGCAGAAGTTGAAAAACCACTTTCTGGTAGGCTCGGCGCACAAGTTTCACGGCCCGAAAGGAGTAGGCTTCCTTTACCGCCGTCCCGAGGTGCACGTGTCGCCCTTGATTCATGGTGGCTCGCAGGAGCGCAACGTGCGGGCCGGCACCGAGAATGTGTACGGAATCATTGGTCTGGCTAAAGCGCTGGAAATAGCTTACCGTGACATGGATTCCCACCGGGAGCATATCCAGGGCCTGAAAGACCGGTTTATTGCGCGGCTAACCACCGAAATTGAGGATGTACAGTTCAATGGCCTCTCGGCCCAGGCCGACCAGAGCCTCTACACGGTACTGAGCGTGAGTTTGCCGCCCTCGGCTATGAGCGAGATGCTGCTCTTCAACCTGGATATTAGCCGGGTATCGGTGTCGGGTGGTTCGGCGTGTAGCAGTGGGGCCGATGCCGGCTCGCACGTGCTGACGGCCCTGGGCTGTGACCCGCAGCGGGGCGCTATCCGCTTTTCGATGAGCAAGTATAATACTGCTGAAGAAGTAGATTACGCCGTGGAGCAGCTGGCCAAAATGTACCGTAAGGTGCCCGCCTAG
- a CDS encoding PRC-barrel domain-containing protein, whose protein sequence is MHLRRLRDLTEFEVADGSPDVRGWAVRGGDGHKFGDVYELIVEEEALKVRYLDIELDSSLNVNRHERHILVPVGVAALDEEGDNVFVPSLNKESVLDYPPFEEIQITREYEEAMLRSLQLPLPEARPANFYDQDSYNEQRFYQNRRPEANEGLRRRSS, encoded by the coding sequence ATGCACCTGCGCCGCCTGCGCGACCTGACCGAGTTTGAAGTAGCCGACGGCAGCCCCGACGTGCGCGGCTGGGCTGTGCGGGGCGGCGACGGCCACAAGTTTGGCGACGTATACGAGTTGATTGTGGAAGAAGAAGCCCTAAAGGTGCGCTACCTCGACATCGAGCTGGACTCGTCGCTCAACGTGAACCGCCACGAGCGTCATATTTTGGTGCCGGTAGGGGTGGCTGCCCTGGATGAGGAAGGCGACAATGTGTTTGTGCCGTCTTTGAATAAGGAATCGGTGCTGGACTATCCGCCTTTCGAGGAAATCCAGATTACCCGGGAGTATGAAGAGGCCATGCTGCGCAGCCTGCAGCTGCCTCTGCCCGAAGCCCGCCCCGCCAACTTTTACGACCAGGACTCTTACAACGAGCAGCGCTTCTATCAGAACCGCCGCCCAGAAGCCAACGAAGGTCTGCGCCGGCGGAGCAGCTAG
- the hemH gene encoding ferrochelatase, which yields MTDDRSFSMPTPASPQRRIGVLLVNLGTPDSPKTPDVRRYLNEFLTDGRVIDMPAAVRYPLFQGLVVPLRAPKSAKIYQQLWDERGSPLLYHGLDLQKLVQEKLGKDYVVAFGMRYQNPSIEKALEELRAAAVDRIIVLPLFPQYAAASTGSVQEKVMELVSKWWVVPSISFISTFTDDPGFIGTFVTLGKEEMAKRKYDHVVFSYHGIPERHVLKGSHNNYCKLGTCCSSYNKNNRYCYRAQCFETSRQLAAGLGLAPEQYTTTFQSRLQSRLRDPWLQPYTDEVLKEMPAKGIKNVLAFSPAFVADCLETTIEVGTEFREMFEEAGGEHWQLVPSLNSHPQWVEGVVNMIHRN from the coding sequence ATGACGGACGACCGTTCTTTTTCTATGCCAACTCCCGCCTCTCCGCAGCGCCGTATCGGCGTGCTCCTCGTGAACTTGGGTACGCCCGACTCACCGAAAACGCCTGACGTACGCCGCTACCTCAACGAATTTCTCACCGACGGCCGGGTTATCGATATGCCCGCCGCCGTGCGCTATCCACTCTTTCAGGGCCTTGTAGTACCACTGCGCGCACCTAAGTCAGCCAAGATTTACCAGCAGCTCTGGGATGAGCGGGGCTCTCCCCTCCTCTACCACGGCCTCGACTTGCAGAAGCTGGTGCAGGAAAAGCTCGGCAAAGACTATGTGGTGGCCTTTGGTATGCGCTACCAGAACCCCAGCATCGAAAAGGCCCTGGAAGAGCTGCGCGCCGCGGCCGTCGACCGAATCATTGTGTTGCCTCTGTTTCCGCAGTATGCGGCGGCCAGCACCGGCTCGGTGCAGGAAAAGGTAATGGAGCTGGTGAGTAAGTGGTGGGTAGTGCCCAGCATTTCGTTTATCAGCACCTTCACCGACGATCCGGGCTTTATTGGCACCTTCGTGACCTTGGGCAAGGAGGAAATGGCCAAGCGCAAGTATGACCATGTAGTGTTCAGCTACCACGGCATTCCGGAGCGCCACGTGCTCAAGGGCAGCCACAACAACTATTGTAAGCTGGGCACCTGCTGCAGCAGCTATAATAAGAATAACCGCTACTGCTACCGGGCCCAGTGCTTCGAAACTTCCCGGCAACTAGCAGCCGGCCTGGGCTTAGCACCCGAGCAGTACACCACCACTTTCCAGAGTCGCCTGCAAAGCCGCTTGCGCGACCCGTGGCTGCAGCCTTACACCGACGAAGTGCTCAAGGAGATGCCGGCCAAAGGCATCAAGAACGTATTGGCCTTCAGCCCCGCTTTCGTAGCCGACTGCCTGGAAACGACCATTGAAGTAGGCACCGAATTCCGCGAGATGTTTGAGGAAGCGGGCGGGGAGCACTGGCAGCTGGTACCCAGCCTGAACTCGCACCCGCAATGGGTAGAAGGCGTTGTGAATATGATTCACCGCAACTAG
- the era gene encoding GTPase Era: MNPEPKPHRAGFVSIIGKPNVGKSTLMNALMGERLSIVTSKAQTTRHRILGILNGEDFQLVYSDTPGIIQPKYELHNAMMSFVYSSLEDADVVLFVTDIYEKHDEEPVVERLRKMVNTPILLLVNKIDQADQAEVEAKVDYWREQLPNAARVLPISALEKFGTGELLDLILGYLPEHPAYYPKDELTDKPERFFAAEIIREKIFKLYKKEVPYSCEVGIEEFKEEEDIIRIRATIYVERASQKGIIIGNKGDALKKVGTWAREEMEKFFQKKVFLETHVKVNENWRTDPKALNRFGYSQ; this comes from the coding sequence GTGAATCCCGAACCTAAACCGCACCGCGCTGGCTTTGTGAGCATTATCGGCAAACCCAACGTGGGCAAGTCGACGCTAATGAACGCCCTGATGGGCGAGCGGCTCAGCATTGTCACGAGCAAGGCCCAGACTACGCGCCACCGCATCCTGGGTATCCTCAACGGCGAAGACTTTCAGCTCGTCTACTCCGATACGCCCGGCATCATTCAGCCCAAGTACGAGCTCCACAACGCTATGATGTCGTTCGTGTACAGCTCCTTGGAAGATGCTGATGTCGTCTTGTTCGTAACGGACATCTACGAAAAGCACGACGAGGAGCCGGTTGTAGAGCGTCTGCGCAAAATGGTAAACACGCCGATTTTGCTGCTAGTCAACAAAATCGACCAGGCCGACCAGGCCGAAGTGGAAGCCAAGGTTGACTACTGGCGCGAGCAACTGCCCAACGCGGCCCGTGTGCTGCCTATTTCGGCCCTGGAAAAGTTCGGTACCGGCGAATTGCTGGATTTGATTCTGGGCTACCTGCCCGAGCACCCAGCGTATTACCCTAAAGATGAACTCACCGACAAGCCGGAGCGTTTCTTCGCCGCCGAGATAATTCGGGAGAAAATCTTCAAGCTCTACAAAAAGGAAGTCCCCTACAGCTGCGAAGTCGGCATTGAGGAATTCAAGGAGGAAGAGGATATCATCCGCATCCGGGCCACCATCTACGTGGAGCGGGCCAGCCAGAAAGGCATCATCATCGGCAACAAAGGCGACGCGCTGAAAAAAGTGGGCACCTGGGCCCGGGAGGAAATGGAGAAGTTCTTCCAGAAGAAAGTCTTTCTCGAAACCCACGTCAAAGTCAACGAAAACTGGCGCACCGACCCCAAAGCCCTCAACCGCTTCGGGTACAGTCAATAG